In the Macrobrachium rosenbergii isolate ZJJX-2024 chromosome 23, ASM4041242v1, whole genome shotgun sequence genome, one interval contains:
- the LOC136851486 gene encoding BUB3-interacting and GLEBS motif-containing protein ZNF207-like isoform X12, with translation MGRKKKKQTKPWCWYCNREFDDEKILIQHQKAKHFKCHICHKRLYTGPGLSIHCMQVHKETIDKVPNALPNRNNIEIEIYGMEGIPEEDLKDHERQRAGRVGGGNKRQDDEDDEDSQSSLPGQSNPPPPTMPPQGPPGPMGPMMGPTGPMMPMMGPMGPMGHMPPFMGGPGMMGPMGPMGPLPPPGGPPVSTAPGATPAPNKPLFPSAAQHTTTANNQIGPVKPAFPAYSQANGQSTPNVPSSGGGGGVHQEKLEPKKPALITTVSANSRIIHPEEDISLEERRMKMARYSQASAAAAAMAMGGMVTHHPAVRQAHPGVVVEAQPIVSTIGPSMVTTMSQAMVPTGHVALPVTIPAIMRPSMQPIMTQPMVSAAVPALPAVPAGMPPLPIGGMRPPIGIPQALPAPGQMTHGFAAPPMMGAPMMGGPHMIPRFR, from the exons ATGGGTcggaaaaagaagaagcagacgAAGCCCTGGTGTTG gTACTGCAATAGGGAATTTGATGACGAAAAAATTTTGATTCAGCACCAGAAGGCGAAACATTTTAAATGTCATATATGTCATAAAAGATTATATACGGGTCCAGGTTTATCCATCCACTGTATGCAG gttCACAAAGAGACGATAGACAAAGTTCCAAATGCTTTACCTAATCGTaataatatagaaatagaaatatatggtATGGAAG GTATTCCGGAAGAAGACCTGAAGGACCACGAGAGACAGCGCGCCGGTAGAGTAGGGGGCGGGAACAAGAGGCAGGACGATGAAGATGACGAGGATTCCCAGTCTAGTCTACCTGGTCAGTCTAACCCACCCCCACCAACTATGCCTCCTCAGGGACCACCAGGTCCAATGGGCCCCATGATGGGACCAACTGGCCCCATGATGCCAATGATGGGCCCAATGGGGCCTATGGGTCATATGCCGCCTTTCATGGGTGGACCAGGTATGATGGGCCCTATGGGTCCAATGGGTCCTTTACCCCCACCAGGTGGGCCCCCAGTCAGCACGGCGCCCGGTGCTACACCCGCACCCAATAAACCCCTCTTCCCCTCCGCTGCGCAg CATACCACCACAGCCAATAACCAGATTGGCCCTGTCAAACCTGCGTTTCCAGCGTATAGTCAAGCTAACGGCCAGTCGACGCCAAATGTTCCGTCTTcaggtggaggaggtggtgtgCATCAGGAAAAATTAGAACCTAAGAAGCCCGCGCTGATAACCACAGTGTCGGCGAATTCCCGCATCATCCACCCGGAAGAGGACATCTCTTTG GAGGAGCGCCGTATGAAGATGGCGAGGTACAGCCAGGCCAGCGCTGCAGCAGCAGCCATGGCTATGGGTGGGATGGTGACCCACCATCCAGCAGTACGCCAAGCTCACCCAGGAGTGGTGGTAGAGGCCCAGCCTATAGTGTCCACTATAGGCCCCAGCATGGTGACAACCATGTCCCAAGCCATGGTTCCCACTGGCCATGTTGCGTTACCTGTAACCATACCTGCCATAATGCGGCCAAGCATGCAGCCAATAATGACGCAGCCAATGGTTTCAGCTGCTGTGCCTGCCCTTCCTGCAGTGCCTGCGGGTATGCCCCCCCTCCCCATTGGAGGTATGAGACCACCCATAGGTATACCACAAG
- the LOC136851486 gene encoding BUB3-interacting and GLEBS motif-containing protein ZNF207-like isoform X14, whose translation MGRKKKKQTKPWCWYCNREFDDEKILIQHQKAKHFKCHICHKRLYTGPGLSIHCMQVHKETIDKVPNALPNRNNIEIEIYGMEGIPEEDLKDHERQRAGRVGGGNKRQDDEDDEDSQSSLPGQSNPPPPTMPPQGPPGPMGPMMGPTGPMMPMMGPMGPMGHMPPFMGGPGMMGPMGPMGPLPPPGGPPVSTAPGATPAPNKPLFPSAAQHTTTANNQIGPVKPAFPAYSQANGQSTPNVPSSGGGGGVHQEKLEPKKPALITTVSANSRIIHPEEDISLEERRMKMARYSQASAAAAAMAMGGMVTHHPAVRQAHPGVVVEAQPIVSTIGPSMVTTMSQAMVPTGHVALPVTIPAIMRPSMQPIMTQPMVSAAVPALPAVPAGMPPLPIGGMRPPIGIPQA comes from the exons ATGGGTcggaaaaagaagaagcagacgAAGCCCTGGTGTTG gTACTGCAATAGGGAATTTGATGACGAAAAAATTTTGATTCAGCACCAGAAGGCGAAACATTTTAAATGTCATATATGTCATAAAAGATTATATACGGGTCCAGGTTTATCCATCCACTGTATGCAG gttCACAAAGAGACGATAGACAAAGTTCCAAATGCTTTACCTAATCGTaataatatagaaatagaaatatatggtATGGAAG GTATTCCGGAAGAAGACCTGAAGGACCACGAGAGACAGCGCGCCGGTAGAGTAGGGGGCGGGAACAAGAGGCAGGACGATGAAGATGACGAGGATTCCCAGTCTAGTCTACCTGGTCAGTCTAACCCACCCCCACCAACTATGCCTCCTCAGGGACCACCAGGTCCAATGGGCCCCATGATGGGACCAACTGGCCCCATGATGCCAATGATGGGCCCAATGGGGCCTATGGGTCATATGCCGCCTTTCATGGGTGGACCAGGTATGATGGGCCCTATGGGTCCAATGGGTCCTTTACCCCCACCAGGTGGGCCCCCAGTCAGCACGGCGCCCGGTGCTACACCCGCACCCAATAAACCCCTCTTCCCCTCCGCTGCGCAg CATACCACCACAGCCAATAACCAGATTGGCCCTGTCAAACCTGCGTTTCCAGCGTATAGTCAAGCTAACGGCCAGTCGACGCCAAATGTTCCGTCTTcaggtggaggaggtggtgtgCATCAGGAAAAATTAGAACCTAAGAAGCCCGCGCTGATAACCACAGTGTCGGCGAATTCCCGCATCATCCACCCGGAAGAGGACATCTCTTTG GAGGAGCGCCGTATGAAGATGGCGAGGTACAGCCAGGCCAGCGCTGCAGCAGCAGCCATGGCTATGGGTGGGATGGTGACCCACCATCCAGCAGTACGCCAAGCTCACCCAGGAGTGGTGGTAGAGGCCCAGCCTATAGTGTCCACTATAGGCCCCAGCATGGTGACAACCATGTCCCAAGCCATGGTTCCCACTGGCCATGTTGCGTTACCTGTAACCATACCTGCCATAATGCGGCCAAGCATGCAGCCAATAATGACGCAGCCAATGGTTTCAGCTGCTGTGCCTGCCCTTCCTGCAGTGCCTGCGGGTATGCCCCCCCTCCCCATTGGAGGTATGAGACCACCCATAGGTATACCACAAG
- the LOC136851486 gene encoding BUB3-interacting and GLEBS motif-containing protein ZNF207-like isoform X11 has protein sequence MGRKKKKQTKPWCWYCNREFDDEKILIQHQKAKHFKCHICHKRLYTGPGLSIHCMQVHKETIDKVPNALPNRNNIEIEIYGMEGIPEEDLKDHERQRAGRVGGGNKRQDDEDDEDSQSSLPGQSNPPPPTMPPQGPPGPMGPMMGPTGPMMPMMGPMGPMGHMPPFMGGPGMMGPMGPMGPLPPPGGPPVSTAPGATPAPNKPLFPSAAQHTTTANNQIGPVKPAFPAYSQANGQSTPNVPSSGGGGGVHQEKLEPKKPALITTVSANSRIIHPEEDISLEEKRAGMPRYQQAPRVSPQRARAPAPAPPPQRVESPPEERRMKMARYSQASAAAAAMAMGGMVTHHPAVRQAHPGVVVEAQPIVSTIGPSMVTTMSQAMVPTGHVALPVTIPAIMRPSMQPIMTQPMVSAAVPALPAVPAGMPPLPIGGMRPPIGIPQA, from the exons ATGGGTcggaaaaagaagaagcagacgAAGCCCTGGTGTTG gTACTGCAATAGGGAATTTGATGACGAAAAAATTTTGATTCAGCACCAGAAGGCGAAACATTTTAAATGTCATATATGTCATAAAAGATTATATACGGGTCCAGGTTTATCCATCCACTGTATGCAG gttCACAAAGAGACGATAGACAAAGTTCCAAATGCTTTACCTAATCGTaataatatagaaatagaaatatatggtATGGAAG GTATTCCGGAAGAAGACCTGAAGGACCACGAGAGACAGCGCGCCGGTAGAGTAGGGGGCGGGAACAAGAGGCAGGACGATGAAGATGACGAGGATTCCCAGTCTAGTCTACCTGGTCAGTCTAACCCACCCCCACCAACTATGCCTCCTCAGGGACCACCAGGTCCAATGGGCCCCATGATGGGACCAACTGGCCCCATGATGCCAATGATGGGCCCAATGGGGCCTATGGGTCATATGCCGCCTTTCATGGGTGGACCAGGTATGATGGGCCCTATGGGTCCAATGGGTCCTTTACCCCCACCAGGTGGGCCCCCAGTCAGCACGGCGCCCGGTGCTACACCCGCACCCAATAAACCCCTCTTCCCCTCCGCTGCGCAg CATACCACCACAGCCAATAACCAGATTGGCCCTGTCAAACCTGCGTTTCCAGCGTATAGTCAAGCTAACGGCCAGTCGACGCCAAATGTTCCGTCTTcaggtggaggaggtggtgtgCATCAGGAAAAATTAGAACCTAAGAAGCCCGCGCTGATAACCACAGTGTCGGCGAATTCCCGCATCATCCACCCGGAAGAGGACATCTCTTTG GAAGAGAAGCGGGCAGGTATGCCTCGGTACCAGCAGGCTCCCCGAGTCTCTCCCCAGAGGGCTCGGGCTCCAGCCCCGGCTCCACCTCCGCAGCGCGTGGAGTCTCCACCC GAGGAGCGCCGTATGAAGATGGCGAGGTACAGCCAGGCCAGCGCTGCAGCAGCAGCCATGGCTATGGGTGGGATGGTGACCCACCATCCAGCAGTACGCCAAGCTCACCCAGGAGTGGTGGTAGAGGCCCAGCCTATAGTGTCCACTATAGGCCCCAGCATGGTGACAACCATGTCCCAAGCCATGGTTCCCACTGGCCATGTTGCGTTACCTGTAACCATACCTGCCATAATGCGGCCAAGCATGCAGCCAATAATGACGCAGCCAATGGTTTCAGCTGCTGTGCCTGCCCTTCCTGCAGTGCCTGCGGGTATGCCCCCCCTCCCCATTGGAGGTATGAGACCACCCATAGGTATACCACAAG
- the LOC136851486 gene encoding BUB3-interacting and GLEBS motif-containing protein ZNF207-like isoform X4 — protein sequence MGRKKKKQTKPWCWYCNREFDDEKILIQHQKAKHFKCHICHKRLYTGPGLSIHCMQVHKETIDKVPNALPNRNNIEIEIYGMEGIPEEDLKDHERQRAGRVGGGNKRQDDEDDEDSQSSLPGQSNPPPPTMPPQGPPGPMGPMMGPTGPMMPMMGPMGPMGHMPPFMGGPGMMGPMGPMGPLPPPGGPPVSTAPGATPAPNKPLFPSAAQHTTTANNQIGPVKPAFPAYSQANGQSTPNVPSSGGGGGVHQEKLEPKKPALITTVSANSRIIHPEEDISLEEKRAGMPRYQQAPRVSPQRARAPAPAPPPQRVESPPVSTAPSHLSQLVPACLDHFYPPAMCLDTQEERRMKMARYSQASAAAAAMAMGGMVTHHPAVRQAHPGVVVEAQPIVSTIGPSMVTTMSQAMVPTGHVALPVTIPAIMRPSMQPIMTQPMVSAAVPALPAVPAGMPPLPIGGMRPPIGIPQALPAPGQMTHGFAAPPMMGAPMMGGPHMIPRFR from the exons ATGGGTcggaaaaagaagaagcagacgAAGCCCTGGTGTTG gTACTGCAATAGGGAATTTGATGACGAAAAAATTTTGATTCAGCACCAGAAGGCGAAACATTTTAAATGTCATATATGTCATAAAAGATTATATACGGGTCCAGGTTTATCCATCCACTGTATGCAG gttCACAAAGAGACGATAGACAAAGTTCCAAATGCTTTACCTAATCGTaataatatagaaatagaaatatatggtATGGAAG GTATTCCGGAAGAAGACCTGAAGGACCACGAGAGACAGCGCGCCGGTAGAGTAGGGGGCGGGAACAAGAGGCAGGACGATGAAGATGACGAGGATTCCCAGTCTAGTCTACCTGGTCAGTCTAACCCACCCCCACCAACTATGCCTCCTCAGGGACCACCAGGTCCAATGGGCCCCATGATGGGACCAACTGGCCCCATGATGCCAATGATGGGCCCAATGGGGCCTATGGGTCATATGCCGCCTTTCATGGGTGGACCAGGTATGATGGGCCCTATGGGTCCAATGGGTCCTTTACCCCCACCAGGTGGGCCCCCAGTCAGCACGGCGCCCGGTGCTACACCCGCACCCAATAAACCCCTCTTCCCCTCCGCTGCGCAg CATACCACCACAGCCAATAACCAGATTGGCCCTGTCAAACCTGCGTTTCCAGCGTATAGTCAAGCTAACGGCCAGTCGACGCCAAATGTTCCGTCTTcaggtggaggaggtggtgtgCATCAGGAAAAATTAGAACCTAAGAAGCCCGCGCTGATAACCACAGTGTCGGCGAATTCCCGCATCATCCACCCGGAAGAGGACATCTCTTTG GAAGAGAAGCGGGCAGGTATGCCTCGGTACCAGCAGGCTCCCCGAGTCTCTCCCCAGAGGGCTCGGGCTCCAGCCCCGGCTCCACCTCCGCAGCGCGTGGAGTCTCCACCCGTGAGTACTGCACCTTCACATCTCTCTCAACTTGTGCCTGCCTGCCTGGACCATTTCTACCCACCGGCGATGTGTCTAGACACACAG GAGGAGCGCCGTATGAAGATGGCGAGGTACAGCCAGGCCAGCGCTGCAGCAGCAGCCATGGCTATGGGTGGGATGGTGACCCACCATCCAGCAGTACGCCAAGCTCACCCAGGAGTGGTGGTAGAGGCCCAGCCTATAGTGTCCACTATAGGCCCCAGCATGGTGACAACCATGTCCCAAGCCATGGTTCCCACTGGCCATGTTGCGTTACCTGTAACCATACCTGCCATAATGCGGCCAAGCATGCAGCCAATAATGACGCAGCCAATGGTTTCAGCTGCTGTGCCTGCCCTTCCTGCAGTGCCTGCGGGTATGCCCCCCCTCCCCATTGGAGGTATGAGACCACCCATAGGTATACCACAAG
- the LOC136851486 gene encoding BUB3-interacting and GLEBS motif-containing protein ZNF207-like isoform X5 — MGRKKKKQTKPWCWYCNREFDDEKILIQHQKAKHFKCHICHKRLYTGPGLSIHCMQVHKETIDKVPNALPNRNNIEIEIYGMEGIPEEDLKDHERQRAGRVGGGNKRQDDEDDEDSQSSLPGQSNPPPPTMPPQGPPGPMGPMMGPTGPMMPMMGPMGPMGHMPPFMGGPGMMGPMGPMGPLPPPGGPPVSTAPGATPAPNKPLFPSAAQHTTTANNQIGPVKPAFPAYSQANGQSTPNVPSSGGGGGVHQEKLEPKKPALITTVSANSRIIHPEEDISLEEKRAGMPRYQQAPRVSPQRARAPAPAPPPQRVESPPVSTAPSHLSQLVPACLDHFYPPAMCLDTQVQPASTVSLPDLDYSNCNRIKHFSTTEERRMKMARYSQASAAAAAMAMGGMVTHHPAVRQAHPGVVVEAQPIVSTIGPSMVTTMSQAMVPTGHVALPVTIPAIMRPSMQPIMTQPMVSAAVPALPAVPAGMPPLPIGGMRPPIGIPQA, encoded by the exons ATGGGTcggaaaaagaagaagcagacgAAGCCCTGGTGTTG gTACTGCAATAGGGAATTTGATGACGAAAAAATTTTGATTCAGCACCAGAAGGCGAAACATTTTAAATGTCATATATGTCATAAAAGATTATATACGGGTCCAGGTTTATCCATCCACTGTATGCAG gttCACAAAGAGACGATAGACAAAGTTCCAAATGCTTTACCTAATCGTaataatatagaaatagaaatatatggtATGGAAG GTATTCCGGAAGAAGACCTGAAGGACCACGAGAGACAGCGCGCCGGTAGAGTAGGGGGCGGGAACAAGAGGCAGGACGATGAAGATGACGAGGATTCCCAGTCTAGTCTACCTGGTCAGTCTAACCCACCCCCACCAACTATGCCTCCTCAGGGACCACCAGGTCCAATGGGCCCCATGATGGGACCAACTGGCCCCATGATGCCAATGATGGGCCCAATGGGGCCTATGGGTCATATGCCGCCTTTCATGGGTGGACCAGGTATGATGGGCCCTATGGGTCCAATGGGTCCTTTACCCCCACCAGGTGGGCCCCCAGTCAGCACGGCGCCCGGTGCTACACCCGCACCCAATAAACCCCTCTTCCCCTCCGCTGCGCAg CATACCACCACAGCCAATAACCAGATTGGCCCTGTCAAACCTGCGTTTCCAGCGTATAGTCAAGCTAACGGCCAGTCGACGCCAAATGTTCCGTCTTcaggtggaggaggtggtgtgCATCAGGAAAAATTAGAACCTAAGAAGCCCGCGCTGATAACCACAGTGTCGGCGAATTCCCGCATCATCCACCCGGAAGAGGACATCTCTTTG GAAGAGAAGCGGGCAGGTATGCCTCGGTACCAGCAGGCTCCCCGAGTCTCTCCCCAGAGGGCTCGGGCTCCAGCCCCGGCTCCACCTCCGCAGCGCGTGGAGTCTCCACCCGTGAGTACTGCACCTTCACATCTCTCTCAACTTGTGCCTGCCTGCCTGGACCATTTCTACCCACCGGCGATGTGTCTAGACACACAGGTGCAACCCGCCTCTACTGTGTCATTGCCAGACCTGGATTATTCTAATTGCAATAGGATCAAGCACTTCAGTACTACT GAGGAGCGCCGTATGAAGATGGCGAGGTACAGCCAGGCCAGCGCTGCAGCAGCAGCCATGGCTATGGGTGGGATGGTGACCCACCATCCAGCAGTACGCCAAGCTCACCCAGGAGTGGTGGTAGAGGCCCAGCCTATAGTGTCCACTATAGGCCCCAGCATGGTGACAACCATGTCCCAAGCCATGGTTCCCACTGGCCATGTTGCGTTACCTGTAACCATACCTGCCATAATGCGGCCAAGCATGCAGCCAATAATGACGCAGCCAATGGTTTCAGCTGCTGTGCCTGCCCTTCCTGCAGTGCCTGCGGGTATGCCCCCCCTCCCCATTGGAGGTATGAGACCACCCATAGGTATACCACAAG
- the LOC136851486 gene encoding BUB3-interacting and GLEBS motif-containing protein ZNF207-like isoform X7, with product MGRKKKKQTKPWCWYCNREFDDEKILIQHQKAKHFKCHICHKRLYTGPGLSIHCMQVHKETIDKVPNALPNRNNIEIEIYGMEGIPEEDLKDHERQRAGRVGGGNKRQDDEDDEDSQSSLPGQSNPPPPTMPPQGPPGPMGPMMGPTGPMMPMMGPMGPMGHMPPFMGGPGMMGPMGPMGPLPPPGGPPVSTAPGATPAPNKPLFPSAAQHTTTANNQIGPVKPAFPAYSQANGQSTPNVPSSGGGGGVHQEKLEPKKPALITTVSANSRIIHPEEDISLEEKRAGMPRYQQAPRVSPQRARAPAPAPPPQRVESPPEERRMKMARYSQASAAAAAMAMGGMVTHHPAVRQAHPGVVVEAQPIVSTIGPSMVTTMSQAMVPTGHVALPVTIPAIMRPSMQPIMTQPMVSAAVPALPAVPAGMPPLPIGGMRPPIGIPQALPAPGQMTHGFAAPPMMGAPMMGGPHMIPRFR from the exons ATGGGTcggaaaaagaagaagcagacgAAGCCCTGGTGTTG gTACTGCAATAGGGAATTTGATGACGAAAAAATTTTGATTCAGCACCAGAAGGCGAAACATTTTAAATGTCATATATGTCATAAAAGATTATATACGGGTCCAGGTTTATCCATCCACTGTATGCAG gttCACAAAGAGACGATAGACAAAGTTCCAAATGCTTTACCTAATCGTaataatatagaaatagaaatatatggtATGGAAG GTATTCCGGAAGAAGACCTGAAGGACCACGAGAGACAGCGCGCCGGTAGAGTAGGGGGCGGGAACAAGAGGCAGGACGATGAAGATGACGAGGATTCCCAGTCTAGTCTACCTGGTCAGTCTAACCCACCCCCACCAACTATGCCTCCTCAGGGACCACCAGGTCCAATGGGCCCCATGATGGGACCAACTGGCCCCATGATGCCAATGATGGGCCCAATGGGGCCTATGGGTCATATGCCGCCTTTCATGGGTGGACCAGGTATGATGGGCCCTATGGGTCCAATGGGTCCTTTACCCCCACCAGGTGGGCCCCCAGTCAGCACGGCGCCCGGTGCTACACCCGCACCCAATAAACCCCTCTTCCCCTCCGCTGCGCAg CATACCACCACAGCCAATAACCAGATTGGCCCTGTCAAACCTGCGTTTCCAGCGTATAGTCAAGCTAACGGCCAGTCGACGCCAAATGTTCCGTCTTcaggtggaggaggtggtgtgCATCAGGAAAAATTAGAACCTAAGAAGCCCGCGCTGATAACCACAGTGTCGGCGAATTCCCGCATCATCCACCCGGAAGAGGACATCTCTTTG GAAGAGAAGCGGGCAGGTATGCCTCGGTACCAGCAGGCTCCCCGAGTCTCTCCCCAGAGGGCTCGGGCTCCAGCCCCGGCTCCACCTCCGCAGCGCGTGGAGTCTCCACCC GAGGAGCGCCGTATGAAGATGGCGAGGTACAGCCAGGCCAGCGCTGCAGCAGCAGCCATGGCTATGGGTGGGATGGTGACCCACCATCCAGCAGTACGCCAAGCTCACCCAGGAGTGGTGGTAGAGGCCCAGCCTATAGTGTCCACTATAGGCCCCAGCATGGTGACAACCATGTCCCAAGCCATGGTTCCCACTGGCCATGTTGCGTTACCTGTAACCATACCTGCCATAATGCGGCCAAGCATGCAGCCAATAATGACGCAGCCAATGGTTTCAGCTGCTGTGCCTGCCCTTCCTGCAGTGCCTGCGGGTATGCCCCCCCTCCCCATTGGAGGTATGAGACCACCCATAGGTATACCACAAG
- the LOC136851486 gene encoding BUB3-interacting and GLEBS motif-containing protein ZNF207-like isoform X1 encodes MGRKKKKQTKPWCWYCNREFDDEKILIQHQKAKHFKCHICHKRLYTGPGLSIHCMQVHKETIDKVPNALPNRNNIEIEIYGMEGIPEEDLKDHERQRAGRVGGGNKRQDDEDDEDSQSSLPGQSNPPPPTMPPQGPPGPMGPMMGPTGPMMPMMGPMGPMGHMPPFMGGPGMMGPMGPMGPLPPPGGPPVSTAPGATPAPNKPLFPSAAQHTTTANNQIGPVKPAFPAYSQANGQSTPNVPSSGGGGGVHQEKLEPKKPALITTVSANSRIIHPEEDISLEEKRAGMPRYQQAPRVSPQRARAPAPAPPPQRVESPPVSTAPSHLSQLVPACLDHFYPPAMCLDTQVQPASTVSLPDLDYSNCNRIKHFSTTEERRMKMARYSQASAAAAAMAMGGMVTHHPAVRQAHPGVVVEAQPIVSTIGPSMVTTMSQAMVPTGHVALPVTIPAIMRPSMQPIMTQPMVSAAVPALPAVPAGMPPLPIGGMRPPIGIPQASLGSGPYLLVRGDHGTTLPAPGQMTHGFAAPPMMGAPMMGGPHMIPRFR; translated from the exons ATGGGTcggaaaaagaagaagcagacgAAGCCCTGGTGTTG gTACTGCAATAGGGAATTTGATGACGAAAAAATTTTGATTCAGCACCAGAAGGCGAAACATTTTAAATGTCATATATGTCATAAAAGATTATATACGGGTCCAGGTTTATCCATCCACTGTATGCAG gttCACAAAGAGACGATAGACAAAGTTCCAAATGCTTTACCTAATCGTaataatatagaaatagaaatatatggtATGGAAG GTATTCCGGAAGAAGACCTGAAGGACCACGAGAGACAGCGCGCCGGTAGAGTAGGGGGCGGGAACAAGAGGCAGGACGATGAAGATGACGAGGATTCCCAGTCTAGTCTACCTGGTCAGTCTAACCCACCCCCACCAACTATGCCTCCTCAGGGACCACCAGGTCCAATGGGCCCCATGATGGGACCAACTGGCCCCATGATGCCAATGATGGGCCCAATGGGGCCTATGGGTCATATGCCGCCTTTCATGGGTGGACCAGGTATGATGGGCCCTATGGGTCCAATGGGTCCTTTACCCCCACCAGGTGGGCCCCCAGTCAGCACGGCGCCCGGTGCTACACCCGCACCCAATAAACCCCTCTTCCCCTCCGCTGCGCAg CATACCACCACAGCCAATAACCAGATTGGCCCTGTCAAACCTGCGTTTCCAGCGTATAGTCAAGCTAACGGCCAGTCGACGCCAAATGTTCCGTCTTcaggtggaggaggtggtgtgCATCAGGAAAAATTAGAACCTAAGAAGCCCGCGCTGATAACCACAGTGTCGGCGAATTCCCGCATCATCCACCCGGAAGAGGACATCTCTTTG GAAGAGAAGCGGGCAGGTATGCCTCGGTACCAGCAGGCTCCCCGAGTCTCTCCCCAGAGGGCTCGGGCTCCAGCCCCGGCTCCACCTCCGCAGCGCGTGGAGTCTCCACCCGTGAGTACTGCACCTTCACATCTCTCTCAACTTGTGCCTGCCTGCCTGGACCATTTCTACCCACCGGCGATGTGTCTAGACACACAGGTGCAACCCGCCTCTACTGTGTCATTGCCAGACCTGGATTATTCTAATTGCAATAGGATCAAGCACTTCAGTACTACT GAGGAGCGCCGTATGAAGATGGCGAGGTACAGCCAGGCCAGCGCTGCAGCAGCAGCCATGGCTATGGGTGGGATGGTGACCCACCATCCAGCAGTACGCCAAGCTCACCCAGGAGTGGTGGTAGAGGCCCAGCCTATAGTGTCCACTATAGGCCCCAGCATGGTGACAACCATGTCCCAAGCCATGGTTCCCACTGGCCATGTTGCGTTACCTGTAACCATACCTGCCATAATGCGGCCAAGCATGCAGCCAATAATGACGCAGCCAATGGTTTCAGCTGCTGTGCCTGCCCTTCCTGCAGTGCCTGCGGGTATGCCCCCCCTCCCCATTGGAGGTATGAGACCACCCATAGGTATACCACAAG